Proteins co-encoded in one Papaver somniferum cultivar HN1 chromosome 5, ASM357369v1, whole genome shotgun sequence genomic window:
- the LOC113279752 gene encoding E3 ubiquitin-protein ligase HACE1-like — translation MGSIELLNAAYKGELNRFKRFALNHAKDEGGGVAEAIEKLKLKDGRGCLHFAAAGGSLQVCKYLIENLKLGVDTKDGQGCTSLYHASLNGHFDMVRYLLEKGANPNASNDTNLTPLHYAAKSGDTKIITLLPSKGVRLDVVNSSGTALQLLLLLVIEMRLKCCWITPNYDNSEGMLRPLITAVGTESWECMERLL, via the exons ATGGGTTCAATTG AGTTGTTGAATGCTGCTTACAAGGGGGAACTCAATCGCTTCAAGA GGTTTGCTTTGAATCATGCCAAAGATGAAGGGGGTGGAGTAGCAGAAGCGATTGAAAAGCTTAAACTTAAAGATGGAAGAGGATGTCTTCATTTTGCTGCTGCGGGAGGAAGTTTACAAGTTTGCAAATACTTGATTGAGAATTTGAAGCTTGGTGTGGATACCAAAGATGGACAAG GTTGCACATCCTTGTATCATGCCTCTCTAAATGGGCATTTTGACATGGTTAGATATCTTCTTGAAAAGGGTGCCAACCCTAATGCGTCAAATGATACGAATCTCACTCCTTTACACTATGCTGCTAAGTCAG GTGATACAAAGATAATAACCTTGTTACCTTCAAAGGGTGTTCGCTTAGATGTTGTAAATAGCTCTGGCACTGCCCttcagttgctgttgctgttggtcATCGAGATGCGgttaaagtgttgttggatcACG CCCAATTATGATAATAGTGAGGGTATGCTTAGACCACTAATAACGGCAGTGGGTACCGAGTCATGGGAATGCATGGAACGTTTACTATAG